A genomic stretch from Halichoerus grypus chromosome 7, mHalGry1.hap1.1, whole genome shotgun sequence includes:
- the NANOS1 gene encoding nanos homolog 1 — MEAFPWAPRSPSRGRAPPPMALVPSARYVSAQGPAHPQPFSSWNDYLGLATLITKAVDGEPRFGCARGGGGGGGTSPPSSSCCSPHAGTGPGAVGPALGPADYDDDDDDSDEPGSRGRYLGGALELRALELCAGPAEAGLLEERFAELSPFAGRAAAVLLSCAPAAAAPTAAEVAPREERAPAWAAEPRLHAASGAAAARLLKPELQVCVFCRNNKEAVALYTTHILKGPDGRVLCPVLRRYTCPLCGASGDNAHTIKYCPLSKVPPPPAARPPPRSARDCQPGKKLR; from the coding sequence ATGGAGGCTTTCCCTTGGGCGCCCCGCTCGCCCAGCCGCGGCCGCGCCCCCCCGCCCATGGCGCTCGTGCCCAGCGCCCGCTACGTGAGCGCCCAGGGCCCGGCGCACCCTCAGCCCTTCAGCTCGTGGAACGACTACCTGGGGCTCGCCACGCTCATCACCAAGGCGGTGGACGGGGAGCCGCGCTTTGGCTGCGCccgcggcggtggcggcggcggcggcacctCTCCGccctcctcttcctgctgctccccccacgcGGGGACCGGGCCCGGGGCGGTGGGGCCGGCGCTGGGGCCGGCCGACtacgacgacgacgacgacgacaGCGACGAGCCGGGGTCCCGGGGCCGCTACCTGGGCGGCGCGCTGGAGCTGCGCGCGCTGGAGCTGTGCGCGGGCCCCGCCGAGGCCGGGCTGCTGGAGGAGCGCTTCGCCGAGCTGAGCCCGTTCGCCGGTCGCGCCGCCGCCGTGCTGCTGAGCTGCGCGCCCGCCGCTGCAGCCCCTACCGCCGCCGAGGTGGCGCCGCGCGAGGAGCGGGCCCCGGCGTGGGCGGCCGAGCCCCGGCTGCACGCCGCCTCCGGGGCGGCCGCCGCCCGACTGCTCAAGCCCGAGCTGCAGGTGTGCGTGTTCTGCCGGAACAACAAGGAGGCGGTGGCGCTCTACACCACCCACATCCTGAAGGGACCCGACGGGCGAGTGCTGTGCCCGGTGCTGCGCCGCTACACGTGTCCCCTGTGCGGCGCCAGCGGCGACAACGCGCACACGATCAAGTACTGCCCGCTCTCCAAAgtgccgccgccgcccgccgcccgcccgccgccgcgcAGCGCCAGGGACTGCCAGCCCGGGAAGAAGCTGCGCTGA